AGACATGAATATAACGCTTAATAACATTCTCATTACTGTCGAGTTTTAACATGTCTAAATTCAATCGTGCATGATCACCTAATTGGCCACGCACTTTTAACTCTAATTGATTCCAACTCGGCAATTCACCGGTAAAGGGATCAAGATAAACGAGCTCATCTTCAAGATGGATAGCCACAATAAAGCCACTTGGGAAACATATTCCTTGGGCTTTAAAACCACAACGCTCTAAAATATCAAGCAGTAAAATACCTAAACTGATAGGGATCCCTTTTCGACGTTCAAATACCTGTGATAACAATGCGTTTTCGACCTTATAAAAGGCTCTCCAATCACCTTGGTAATCTAATTGCTGATAAAGGATCTCTAATAACGCCACTAATTTGCTTTTATCTGCTGCGTTAAACACTTTTAATTTAGATTCAATAACAATTTGCTGCAGACGTAAACTAGCGTTGAAAGCATCAACATCGAGTCCGTTTATCTCAGCTTCTATCTTAAGGGCTGCATGTAATAAAGAATGCGTTTCAAACTCAAAGTCGGCATTCATCACTTGCGTCACGTCTTGCAACGTCTCTAAACTGCTTTCATTATTTTGCTCTGCCACTTTAACCTACCAATAATATCGCTTGTTTCATGGTTACTAAATACACAATATATGCCAACCACCCAAATGCACCGACAAAAGACAGCCACTGTATTGGGCGACTCTTTTGTGCATTTAACGCTCGGTTGACCATAAATAAATACGCTACAAATGCAATTAGTTTTTCTAACAGCCAATATCCAGAGCTCACAAAAGGATCTATTTGTAATAACCAAGCTAAGATAAGACCAAATGCTAAAACCGTTAAATGCGTATGTAATAATATTTTTTTGAAAATGGCTTTTTGCGCATTTTTATGCCCACGTTGTAGCCAGATAAAGTTAACGATAAAAAAGATCACCGCAATTAAAATTAATGTTAAATGGGTATGTTTTAAAAAAGCATACATAATTATTTTGATCCTTTATAAATAGCGATACTGATGCGCTCATTGCGCGCGAGATCGCACTCTG
The sequence above is a segment of the Psychromonas sp. CNPT3 genome. Coding sequences within it:
- a CDS encoding SirB1 family protein, giving the protein MAEQNNESSLETLQDVTQVMNADFEFETHSLLHAALKIEAEINGLDVDAFNASLRLQQIVIESKLKVFNAADKSKLVALLEILYQQLDYQGDWRAFYKVENALLSQVFERRKGIPISLGILLLDILERCGFKAQGICFPSGFIVAIHLEDELVYLDPFTGELPSWNQLELKVRGQLGDHARLNLDMLKLDSNENVIKRYIHVLKAAYVQAESVELALVCSDIILRLDPDDAYEVRDRGFLFQQLNCLSLACDDFEFFIQKHPQDPLVKILKKQIQYMSVKEQVIH
- a CDS encoding SirB2 family protein, whose translation is MYAFLKHTHLTLILIAVIFFIVNFIWLQRGHKNAQKAIFKKILLHTHLTVLAFGLILAWLLQIDPFVSSGYWLLEKLIAFVAYLFMVNRALNAQKSRPIQWLSFVGAFGWLAYIVYLVTMKQAILLVG